A stretch of Mycobacterium sp. ITM-2016-00316 DNA encodes these proteins:
- a CDS encoding 2-oxo-4-hydroxy-4-carboxy-5-ureidoimidazoline decarboxylase, which produces MLLHQGIGLDVFNTLPERKAVHALYECCNSYAMARELARGRAYGDHDALFRRADALLFELPEAAVDQILDTCPDVGRRPRSARSAAEQCSVWDDDAATMTELGTASRRYVDRYGFPFVMFVDGHCARDVLNALTDRMHHEVEMERKILRNELAKIGRSRLERMLGPEGGYHNW; this is translated from the coding sequence GTGCTACTCCATCAAGGAATCGGCCTGGACGTGTTCAACACGTTGCCCGAACGCAAGGCCGTGCACGCGCTCTACGAGTGTTGCAACAGCTACGCGATGGCCCGTGAACTGGCCCGCGGGCGCGCCTACGGCGATCATGACGCCCTCTTCCGCCGCGCCGACGCGCTGCTGTTCGAACTCCCCGAGGCTGCCGTCGACCAGATTCTCGACACCTGCCCCGACGTCGGGCGCCGGCCGCGCAGTGCCCGGTCCGCGGCCGAACAGTGCTCGGTGTGGGACGACGACGCCGCGACGATGACCGAACTCGGCACCGCATCGCGCCGCTACGTCGACCGGTACGGCTTCCCCTTCGTGATGTTCGTCGACGGGCACTGCGCCCGGGACGTGCTGAACGCGCTGACCGACCGTATGCACCACGAGGTCGAGATGGAACGCAAGATCCTGCGCAATGAGCTGGCCAAGATCGGGCGCAGCCGGCTGGAACGGATGCTCGGCCCCGAAGGCGGATACCACAACTGGTAG
- a CDS encoding serine hydrolase, whose translation MGNVDGHFAPEFAALAETLDRAIAADEECGAAIAIDIDGESVVDIWGGHADADRTKPWAADTIVNVWSSTKNVTALAGVMLIDRGLIEAHTPVAEVWPEFGANGKQHIEFRHLLTHSSGLSAWEQPVTIEDVLDWDRSTSMLAAQAPWWQPGTATGYHALTHGHLIGEVVRRVSGRTLKRFVAEEIAGPLGADFQLGATPEDDGRIAEIIAPADPFEGIPPMDQWTEQMLKTFTGPAPDPLIANTAAWRAADVGAANGHTNARALTKILSAISLGGTVDGVQLLKPQTVERIFETQIEGPDLVLAGHQLRMGLGFGLPSPAIEYIPDGKICFWGGWGGSWESMNPDRRTTIAYVMNKMGPGIEGSARTDRYFRLIYDVLG comes from the coding sequence ATGGGAAACGTCGACGGCCACTTCGCCCCGGAATTCGCTGCGCTGGCCGAGACACTGGATCGTGCCATCGCCGCCGACGAGGAGTGCGGCGCTGCGATCGCCATCGATATCGACGGCGAATCGGTGGTGGACATCTGGGGCGGGCACGCCGACGCGGACCGCACCAAGCCGTGGGCGGCCGACACCATCGTCAATGTCTGGTCATCGACCAAGAACGTCACCGCGCTGGCCGGGGTGATGCTCATCGACCGCGGGCTGATCGAGGCGCACACCCCGGTGGCAGAGGTGTGGCCGGAGTTCGGCGCGAACGGAAAGCAGCACATCGAGTTCCGGCACCTGCTCACCCATTCGTCGGGTTTGTCGGCCTGGGAGCAGCCCGTGACCATCGAGGACGTTCTCGACTGGGACCGCTCGACGTCGATGCTCGCCGCGCAGGCGCCGTGGTGGCAGCCCGGCACGGCCACCGGCTACCACGCGCTCACCCACGGGCACCTGATCGGGGAGGTGGTGCGCCGAGTCAGCGGCCGGACCCTGAAGCGATTTGTCGCCGAGGAGATCGCCGGGCCGCTGGGCGCGGACTTCCAGCTCGGAGCGACACCGGAGGATGACGGGCGCATCGCCGAGATCATCGCTCCCGCAGACCCATTCGAGGGCATTCCGCCGATGGATCAGTGGACCGAGCAGATGCTCAAGACATTCACCGGACCGGCCCCCGACCCACTGATCGCCAACACCGCGGCGTGGCGGGCGGCCGATGTCGGTGCCGCCAACGGACACACCAATGCGCGCGCCCTGACCAAGATCCTGTCGGCGATCTCGTTGGGCGGAACCGTCGATGGCGTGCAACTGCTGAAGCCGCAGACCGTGGAACGCATCTTCGAGACCCAGATCGAGGGACCCGACCTGGTGCTCGCCGGACATCAGCTGCGGATGGGGCTCGGATTCGGCCTGCCGAGCCCCGCCATCGAATACATCCCGGACGGCAAGATCTGCTTCTGGGGTGGTTGGGGCGGGTCGTGGGAATCGATGAACCCGGACCGCCGCACCACCATCGCCTACGTGATGAACAAGATGGGCCCCGGGATCGAGGGCTCCGCGCGGACCGACCGATACTTCCGGCTGATCTACGACGTGCTGGGCTGA
- a CDS encoding 2-hydroxyacid dehydrogenase, translated as MKVLVGDRNLVPHRRRFEAALPPEVTVTWVVGDIGPERLRDAQVFVGGRFTAEMAATAEKLRLVHVAGAGTDRVAFAALGADVVVANTFHHERSIAEFILAAAIMLRRGFLKQDRALRRDVWASSVYDDTIVQPPTLHGARIGFVGFGHIGQQSWKLLSALGCQGAAVTGSGRVRDGAGLSWAGDASRLDDLARESDVLVVSAPLTRETAGMIGRNQLGALGPEGVLINVGRGPLVEENALYDALLTGRVGAAAIDVWYRYPDAANGAGAACTPSELPFAELPNVLMTPHASGVTADTFKGRSDDIAANIGRLVRNEPLQNVVQPSTS; from the coding sequence ATGAAAGTTCTGGTCGGCGATCGCAACCTGGTACCGCACCGTCGTCGGTTCGAGGCCGCCCTCCCGCCGGAGGTCACGGTGACCTGGGTGGTCGGCGATATCGGCCCGGAGCGGCTGCGGGACGCGCAGGTCTTCGTCGGCGGCCGCTTCACCGCGGAGATGGCCGCCACCGCCGAGAAGCTACGCCTGGTGCACGTGGCCGGCGCGGGAACCGACCGTGTCGCCTTCGCGGCGCTCGGCGCTGACGTCGTGGTGGCCAACACCTTCCACCATGAACGCTCCATCGCCGAGTTCATCCTGGCCGCGGCCATCATGCTGCGTCGGGGCTTCCTCAAGCAGGACCGCGCACTGCGCAGAGACGTGTGGGCCAGTTCGGTGTATGACGACACCATCGTCCAGCCGCCCACCTTGCACGGAGCCCGGATCGGTTTTGTCGGGTTCGGCCATATCGGCCAGCAGAGCTGGAAACTGCTGAGCGCCTTGGGTTGCCAGGGAGCTGCGGTCACCGGATCGGGACGGGTGCGTGACGGCGCGGGGTTGTCCTGGGCCGGTGATGCGTCCCGACTCGATGACCTCGCCCGCGAATCGGATGTGCTGGTGGTGTCGGCGCCGCTGACGCGGGAGACCGCGGGCATGATCGGCCGAAACCAGCTCGGCGCGCTGGGGCCCGAAGGCGTGCTGATCAACGTCGGGCGCGGCCCGCTCGTCGAAGAGAACGCGCTGTACGACGCGCTGCTCACCGGTCGCGTCGGGGCGGCCGCCATCGACGTGTGGTACCGCTATCCGGACGCCGCGAACGGTGCCGGCGCGGCGTGCACACCGAGTGAACTGCCGTTCGCCGAGTTGCCGAACGTGTTGATGACGCCGCACGCCTCCGGCGTCACCGCCGACACCTTCAAGGGCAGATCCGACGATATCGCCGCCAATATCGGCAGGCTGGTGCGAAACGAGCCGTTGCAGAACGTGGTTCAGCCCAGCACGTCGTAG
- a CDS encoding IclR family transcriptional regulator — protein sequence MSESTTRAGVKSAVRTVELLEYLAARQDKPARVREIGEALGMPRSSAHALLRTLVARGWVRAEGTGPDETGTLYGIGIRALLVGTSYLDGDPYLPMIAPFLDDLRTEWGETFHLGRLDGTDIVYLATRESQQYRRSTSRVGRRLPAHTTALGKALLAERVGAERRSHLPDELVALTASTITCHRELDDALETVRIRGYATDDEENTAGVRCFAVPLRHTRPAQDAISASVPRSRLTAERERALVEALCAVGDKVSRVLRPVANGDKWFG from the coding sequence ATGAGCGAATCCACGACGCGCGCCGGCGTGAAATCGGCTGTCCGAACCGTCGAACTGCTGGAGTATCTCGCCGCCCGGCAGGACAAACCCGCACGTGTCCGCGAGATCGGCGAGGCGCTGGGGATGCCGCGCAGCAGTGCCCACGCACTGCTGCGCACCCTGGTCGCCCGGGGTTGGGTACGCGCCGAGGGCACCGGACCGGATGAAACGGGAACCTTGTACGGGATCGGTATCCGGGCGCTGCTGGTGGGCACCAGCTATCTCGACGGGGATCCGTACCTGCCGATGATCGCGCCGTTCCTGGACGACCTGCGCACCGAGTGGGGCGAGACCTTCCACCTGGGCCGCCTGGACGGCACCGACATCGTCTATCTGGCCACCCGCGAGTCCCAGCAGTACCGGCGGTCCACCAGTCGGGTCGGCAGGCGGCTGCCCGCGCACACCACCGCTCTCGGTAAGGCACTGCTGGCCGAGCGGGTGGGGGCCGAGCGCCGCAGTCATCTACCCGATGAGTTGGTCGCGCTGACAGCGAGCACGATCACCTGTCACCGTGAACTCGATGACGCGCTAGAGACCGTCCGGATCCGCGGCTATGCCACCGACGACGAGGAGAACACCGCGGGCGTGCGCTGTTTCGCGGTGCCGCTGCGCCATACCCGGCCGGCCCAGGACGCCATCAGCGCCTCAGTGCCGCGCTCCCGGCTGACGGCCGAACGTGAGCGTGCACTGGTCGAGGCGCTGTGCGCGGTCGGTGACAAGGTCAGCCGGGTGCTGCGGCCTGTCGCCAACGGTGACAAGTGGTTCGGCTGA
- a CDS encoding sulfite exporter TauE/SafE family protein, protein MSSFLGFAVVAIAVLFASCLQGSIGFGMGMLAAPVVAVVDPGLVPGTLIMLATVLTLMVVIKERGAIDVSGTGWALLGRVPGTIAGALLLAAIPEHTLAILIAVVVLGGVAVTGLGWVPAPRRRNLVLAGATSGVLGTATSIGGPPMALVWQRSEGPTLRGTMSSFFLIGSLMSIAMLALTGAIDRHTVAMFGALIPAAVLGYVLSRYANRILNPSRQRWTAITVSMIGAVVLIIQQTGLL, encoded by the coding sequence ATGAGCAGCTTCCTGGGATTCGCGGTCGTGGCGATCGCGGTCCTTTTCGCGTCCTGCCTGCAGGGTTCCATCGGGTTCGGCATGGGAATGCTGGCCGCCCCGGTGGTCGCCGTGGTGGATCCCGGTCTGGTGCCGGGGACGCTGATCATGCTGGCGACCGTGCTCACCCTGATGGTGGTGATCAAGGAACGCGGCGCGATCGACGTGTCGGGCACGGGCTGGGCACTGCTCGGTCGGGTGCCCGGCACGATCGCCGGCGCCCTGCTGCTCGCCGCGATTCCCGAACACACCCTGGCGATCCTCATCGCGGTCGTGGTGCTCGGCGGTGTCGCGGTGACCGGGCTGGGTTGGGTGCCCGCACCGCGGCGGCGCAATCTGGTGCTGGCCGGGGCGACGTCGGGAGTCCTGGGCACCGCGACGTCCATCGGCGGCCCGCCGATGGCGCTGGTCTGGCAGCGCAGTGAGGGCCCGACGTTGCGGGGAACGATGAGCAGCTTCTTCCTGATCGGTTCACTGATGTCGATCGCCATGCTCGCCCTGACCGGCGCCATCGACCGGCACACCGTGGCGATGTTCGGTGCCCTGATACCCGCCGCGGTGCTGGGATATGTGTTGTCCCGCTACGCAAACCGGATCCTGAACCCGAGTCGTCAGCGGTGGACCGCGATCACGGTCTCGATGATCGGCGCGGTGGTTCTCATCATTCAACAGACGGGTCTGCTATGA
- a CDS encoding ABC transporter ATP-binding protein — MPDIDATLPQGTDQVLSVRELTKSFRVSGGKTLRALDGIDLDLARGETLGLVGESGCGKSTLARTLMMLERPDSGSVTFDGIDPFGLKGKDLLAFRRRVQMVFQDPYASLNSRMTAAEIIAEPWRTHKALYASRADRDMRVRGLLDLVGLGAKAFGKYPQEFSGGQRQRIGIARALALNPEVIICDEPVSALDLSVQAQVLNLLNDLQQELKISYVFISHDLSVVRHVADRVAVMYLGRIIENGPTEAVFDRASHHYTSALMSAAPKLRDEQRGERILLKGEVPSPLNPPSGCRFRTRCAAATEICAEQRPPRSLDVLVPGHAAECHHPRIDEQQSALSNA, encoded by the coding sequence ATGCCTGATATCGATGCCACTCTGCCTCAGGGCACCGATCAGGTGTTGTCGGTTCGCGAGCTGACCAAATCGTTCCGAGTGTCCGGCGGCAAGACGCTGCGCGCCCTGGACGGTATCGACCTCGACCTGGCCCGCGGCGAGACGCTGGGCCTGGTCGGCGAATCCGGTTGCGGCAAGTCCACTCTGGCCCGCACCCTGATGATGCTGGAACGCCCGGACTCCGGATCGGTCACCTTCGACGGTATCGACCCGTTCGGGCTGAAGGGTAAGGATCTGCTCGCGTTCCGCCGCCGCGTGCAGATGGTGTTCCAGGACCCCTACGCCTCGCTGAACTCCCGGATGACCGCGGCCGAGATCATCGCCGAGCCGTGGCGCACCCACAAGGCGTTGTACGCGTCGCGGGCGGACCGGGACATGCGGGTCCGTGGCCTGCTCGATCTGGTCGGCCTGGGCGCCAAGGCCTTCGGTAAGTACCCGCAGGAGTTCTCCGGCGGTCAGCGCCAGCGCATCGGCATCGCGCGGGCGCTGGCGCTCAACCCCGAGGTCATCATCTGTGATGAGCCGGTGTCCGCGCTCGACCTCTCGGTGCAGGCCCAGGTGCTCAACCTGCTCAATGATCTGCAGCAGGAACTGAAGATCTCCTACGTCTTCATCTCGCACGACCTGTCGGTGGTGCGCCACGTCGCCGATCGGGTGGCCGTCATGTATCTCGGCCGGATCATCGAAAATGGCCCGACCGAGGCCGTTTTCGACCGTGCGTCCCACCACTACACGTCGGCGCTGATGTCGGCGGCCCCGAAACTGCGTGACGAGCAGCGCGGCGAGCGCATCCTGCTCAAGGGCGAGGTGCCCTCACCGCTCAACCCGCCGTCGGGGTGCCGGTTCCGCACCCGGTGCGCGGCCGCCACCGAGATCTGCGCCGAGCAGCGCCCGCCGCGTTCGCTGGATGTGCTGGTGCCCGGACACGCCGCCGAGTGCCACCATCCCCGTATCGACGAGCAACAGTCGGCATTGTCCAACGCGTGA
- a CDS encoding ABC transporter ATP-binding protein, whose amino-acid sequence MTAVAEHPPVDRTDADPALRVEDLTVDIRTIAGTVRAVDHVSFAARSGETLALLGESGCGKSMTATALVGLLEPVAQVVDGSARIGDTDLITADRKKRREMAGPELAIVFQDALTALNPLYTVGTQLAEPFRIHHGMKAKEAKRRAMELMERVGIPQPEERMKAYPHQFSGGMRQRLLIAMAVALNPKVLIADEPTTALDVTVQAQIMALLKSLRTEYDMAVVLITHDLALVAEEADRVAVMYAGSIVETGSVAEVFGDPKHPYTKGLLDSVPVAAERGAELKSIGGSPPDLHSIPPGCVYQDRCPLVRDICRSTRPGLQDAGSRRKSACHFAGEVSNA is encoded by the coding sequence ATGACTGCTGTCGCCGAACACCCGCCCGTGGATCGGACGGACGCCGACCCCGCGTTGCGGGTGGAGGATCTCACCGTCGACATCCGCACCATCGCCGGCACCGTCCGCGCCGTCGACCACGTCAGCTTCGCCGCCCGCAGCGGTGAGACGCTGGCGCTGCTCGGGGAATCGGGCTGCGGTAAGTCGATGACCGCCACCGCGCTGGTCGGCCTGCTGGAGCCGGTCGCCCAGGTGGTGGACGGATCGGCGCGCATCGGTGACACCGATCTGATCACCGCTGACCGCAAGAAGCGCCGCGAGATGGCCGGCCCCGAGCTCGCGATCGTCTTCCAGGACGCGCTCACCGCCCTCAACCCGCTCTACACCGTCGGCACCCAGCTCGCCGAGCCGTTCCGCATCCACCACGGGATGAAGGCCAAGGAAGCCAAACGGCGGGCCATGGAACTGATGGAGCGCGTGGGTATCCCGCAGCCCGAGGAGCGGATGAAGGCCTACCCGCATCAGTTCTCCGGCGGTATGCGGCAGCGCCTGCTCATCGCGATGGCCGTCGCGCTGAACCCCAAGGTGCTGATCGCCGATGAGCCGACGACCGCACTGGATGTCACGGTGCAGGCGCAGATCATGGCGCTGCTGAAGAGCCTGCGCACCGAATACGACATGGCCGTCGTGCTGATCACCCACGATCTCGCGCTGGTCGCCGAGGAGGCCGACCGGGTTGCTGTGATGTACGCCGGCAGCATCGTCGAAACCGGTTCGGTTGCCGAGGTTTTCGGCGACCCGAAGCACCCCTACACCAAGGGCCTGCTGGACTCGGTGCCCGTCGCCGCCGAACGCGGGGCCGAACTGAAGTCCATCGGCGGCTCGCCACCGGACCTGCACTCGATCCCGCCCGGCTGCGTCTACCAGGACCGTTGCCCGCTGGTCCGCGATATCTGTCGCAGCACCCGTCCGGGTCTGCAGGACGCTGGCAGCCGGCGCAAGTCCGCCTGCCATTTCGCCGGGGAGGTCTCCAATGCCTGA
- a CDS encoding ABC transporter permease, which produces MTQIDLVPVKPTTAIVGEPGSRKTSGRSVWFRMLVNDRVAAVAATVLGLVALTALFGPMLVGDLATDIDLDNSNQAPFTLAHGWANVLGTDPLGRSMLARLIVACQTTLSVAIPAVVISAVVGSIIGMWAGYYRGWRETVAMRVADVIMSFPSLLLAVVVLYVFSPSAANIVAVLAITRIPVYLRTARAESAELSTRVFVDAARTFGASGTSIITRHVLPIVLPTLLTVATLDFCYVMLAESSLSFLGIGIQPPDVSWGLMVAQGRTYLHTAWWLSFLPGLAIVITTVSATILAAWARIATDPAQRWRLTVPQKRLSRFAKSGKAL; this is translated from the coding sequence ATGACTCAAATCGATCTGGTGCCGGTCAAGCCGACCACCGCCATCGTCGGAGAACCGGGATCGCGCAAGACGTCCGGTCGCTCGGTGTGGTTCCGCATGCTGGTCAACGACCGGGTGGCGGCCGTCGCCGCCACCGTCCTCGGCCTGGTCGCGTTGACCGCGCTGTTCGGCCCGATGCTGGTCGGCGATCTGGCCACCGACATCGACCTGGACAACTCCAACCAGGCGCCCTTCACCCTCGCCCACGGCTGGGCCAACGTGCTCGGCACCGACCCGCTGGGCCGCAGCATGCTGGCCCGTCTCATCGTCGCCTGCCAGACCACCCTGTCGGTGGCCATACCCGCCGTGGTGATCTCGGCCGTCGTCGGATCCATCATCGGCATGTGGGCCGGCTACTACCGCGGGTGGCGTGAGACCGTCGCGATGCGGGTCGCCGACGTCATCATGAGCTTCCCGTCGCTGTTGCTCGCCGTGGTCGTGCTCTACGTGTTTTCCCCGAGCGCGGCCAATATTGTTGCGGTGCTGGCGATCACCCGTATCCCGGTCTACCTGCGCACCGCCCGCGCCGAGTCCGCTGAGCTGTCCACCCGGGTGTTCGTCGACGCCGCCCGCACCTTCGGCGCCAGCGGCACCTCGATCATCACCCGGCATGTGCTGCCCATCGTGCTGCCGACCCTGCTGACGGTGGCCACCCTGGACTTCTGTTACGTGATGCTGGCCGAGAGCTCGCTGAGCTTCCTGGGCATCGGAATTCAGCCCCCCGACGTCAGCTGGGGCCTGATGGTCGCCCAGGGCCGCACCTACCTGCACACCGCGTGGTGGCTGTCCTTCCTGCCGGGCCTCGCCATCGTCATCACCACGGTGTCGGCCACCATCCTGGCGGCCTGGGCACGTATCGCCACCGATCCCGCCCAGCGGTGGCGGCTGACTGTTCCGCAGAAGCGACTGTCCCGCTTCGCCAAGTCCGGAAAGGCTCTGTAG
- a CDS encoding ABC transporter permease, translated as MFSFVRRRMYTSALPLVIVLLGVFLLARLTGDPTNLYLPESATPDQRQAFADANGFNDPLIVQLFDYFKGIVHLDFGTSLRTGESASEMALRAFPATLQLAFVTMLLAIIGAVVIGCWAAYRPNSLADRFSSLLSMTAASIPDFWFAITGVWLFSVLMGWLPTSGTDAGVLSWVLPIATLMIRPLGVLTQVVRGAMVSALSAPYVRLARSKGASDFRVVTHHALRNAAAPALTVAGDLAVGLINGAVVVEAIFGWPGIGKLMIDAILQRDFAVLQAAVLLTAVSIFILNIAIDACYALLDARVREPAKV; from the coding sequence ATGTTCTCCTTCGTTCGACGCCGGATGTACACCAGCGCATTACCGTTGGTGATCGTGCTGCTGGGGGTGTTCCTGCTTGCCAGGCTCACCGGCGATCCCACCAACCTGTACCTGCCCGAATCCGCGACACCCGATCAGCGCCAGGCCTTCGCCGACGCCAACGGCTTCAACGACCCACTGATCGTCCAGCTCTTCGACTACTTCAAGGGCATCGTCCACCTGGACTTCGGAACCTCGCTGCGCACCGGCGAATCCGCATCCGAGATGGCGCTGCGCGCCTTTCCGGCCACCCTGCAGCTGGCCTTCGTGACCATGCTGCTCGCCATCATCGGCGCCGTCGTCATCGGCTGCTGGGCCGCCTACCGGCCCAACTCGCTGGCCGACCGGTTCTCCAGCCTGCTGTCCATGACCGCGGCATCGATCCCGGACTTCTGGTTCGCCATCACCGGTGTCTGGCTGTTCTCGGTGCTGATGGGTTGGCTGCCCACCTCGGGTACCGACGCGGGGGTGCTGTCCTGGGTGCTGCCGATCGCCACCCTGATGATCCGGCCGCTCGGCGTGCTGACGCAGGTGGTGCGCGGCGCCATGGTGTCGGCACTGTCGGCTCCCTATGTCCGGCTGGCCCGTAGCAAGGGTGCCAGCGATTTTCGGGTGGTCACCCACCACGCGCTGCGCAATGCGGCGGCTCCCGCGCTGACCGTGGCCGGGGACCTGGCCGTCGGGCTGATCAACGGCGCCGTGGTGGTGGAGGCCATCTTCGGCTGGCCAGGTATCGGCAAGCTGATGATCGACGCCATCCTGCAACGTGATTTCGCGGTGCTGCAGGCAGCGGTTCTGCTCACCGCCGTCAGCATCTTCATCCTCAACATCGCCATCGACGCCTGCTACGCGTTGCTCGACGCACGCGTCCGGGAACCGGCCAAGGTTTAA
- a CDS encoding ABC transporter substrate-binding protein, which yields MAATVARASLRRLALLTSVAVLAAGCSVANTGSGGYDPDTLRIVLPQEPPTLEPCEGSLTSTGIVTRSNITEPLAERDSTTGDLLPLLATGWEQTSPNEWTFTLRDGVTFSNGAPFTSADAAFSIDRAVNSDLQCNVDGYVFGDEVLALQTPDERTVVVGTTEPDPILPLRISFVEMVPVTTSMTEKVREPIGTGPYAIERWDYGQKLTLARNPTYWGTPPAFARAEYKWRSEGSVRAAMLTNDEVDIATGLGPEDGAGDLGVPFQNNETTALRITGTEAPLNDMRVRQAINYSVNRTGIVKALFRGLGEPAAQLIPEGVVGFNSDLALWPHDPDKARQLVDEARADGVPVDRQIRLIGRNSQFPGVTETVEVIQSELADAGLNVKIEMMDTAAQLEYQLQPFPANAGPFLALIQHGNQAGDAAFSVDQYMRSDGAQSAFGTTAFDEQIDAAGRLTGEQRQQAYAQIFADEPEKILQFAYIAHMRGILGKSARVDYEPNPATGDEMLLATMTPAASDRTDQS from the coding sequence ATGGCCGCGACAGTTGCCCGAGCCTCGCTGCGCCGGCTCGCCCTTCTCACCAGCGTGGCCGTGCTGGCCGCCGGGTGCAGCGTCGCCAATACCGGCAGCGGTGGCTATGACCCCGACACCCTGCGGATCGTGCTCCCCCAGGAGCCGCCCACGCTGGAGCCGTGCGAGGGCTCGCTGACCTCGACCGGCATCGTGACCCGCTCCAACATCACCGAGCCGCTGGCCGAGCGTGATTCCACCACCGGCGATCTGCTGCCGTTGCTGGCCACCGGGTGGGAGCAGACGTCGCCCAACGAGTGGACCTTCACCCTGCGCGACGGTGTGACCTTCTCCAACGGAGCGCCGTTCACCTCAGCCGACGCCGCGTTCTCCATCGACCGCGCGGTCAACTCCGATCTGCAGTGCAACGTCGACGGCTACGTCTTCGGTGACGAGGTGCTGGCCCTGCAGACGCCCGACGAGCGCACCGTCGTCGTCGGCACCACCGAGCCCGATCCGATTCTGCCGCTGCGCATTTCGTTCGTCGAGATGGTGCCGGTGACCACCAGCATGACCGAGAAGGTCCGCGAGCCCATCGGCACCGGGCCGTACGCGATCGAACGCTGGGATTACGGCCAGAAGCTCACCCTGGCGCGCAACCCCACCTACTGGGGAACCCCGCCGGCCTTCGCGCGCGCCGAATACAAGTGGCGCAGTGAGGGAAGTGTGCGCGCCGCGATGCTCACCAACGACGAGGTGGACATCGCGACCGGGCTCGGACCCGAGGACGGGGCCGGAGATCTCGGTGTGCCGTTCCAGAACAACGAGACCACCGCGCTGCGCATCACCGGCACCGAGGCGCCGCTGAACGATATGCGGGTACGTCAGGCCATCAACTATTCGGTCAACCGCACCGGCATCGTGAAGGCGTTGTTCCGCGGGCTGGGCGAGCCTGCGGCGCAGCTGATCCCCGAGGGGGTCGTCGGTTTCAACTCCGATCTGGCGCTGTGGCCGCACGACCCGGACAAAGCCCGCCAACTCGTCGACGAGGCGCGGGCCGACGGGGTGCCGGTGGACCGCCAGATCCGGTTGATCGGCCGCAACAGTCAGTTCCCGGGCGTCACCGAGACGGTCGAGGTGATCCAGAGCGAATTGGCCGACGCCGGACTCAACGTCAAGATCGAGATGATGGATACCGCAGCCCAACTGGAGTACCAGCTACAGCCGTTCCCGGCCAATGCCGGGCCGTTCCTGGCCTTGATCCAGCACGGCAACCAGGCCGGTGACGCCGCCTTCTCCGTCGATCAGTACATGCGCTCGGACGGTGCCCAGAGTGCTTTCGGTACAACCGCTTTCGATGAGCAGATCGACGCGGCGGGCAGGCTCACCGGCGAACAGCGCCAACAGGCCTACGCCCAGATCTTCGCCGACGAACCGGAGAAGATCCTGCAGTTCGCCTATATCGCCCACATGCGGGGCATCCTCGGCAAGTCTGCGCGGGTCGACTACGAACCCAACCCGGCGACCGGCGACGAAATGCTGCTGGCCACGATGACGCCCGCCGCATCCGACCGCACCGACCAGTCCTGA